In a single window of the Acipenser ruthenus chromosome 8, fAciRut3.2 maternal haplotype, whole genome shotgun sequence genome:
- the LOC117406797 gene encoding golgin-45-like — MTSVQQVKAPATVPVRGPGDGMETDEPSKSLEVITELPCKSSPIQLGPRTKPAPPQNPGVLHLGRIQKDLSIELEAIRIVVPRAAISHTIPSKGSRLTELAGHQKIEPVHSEAAIDSRREGQELKATLDKLQNSERRLLQDKEGLSNQLRVQTEVNRELKKLLVASVGDDLQYHFERLAREKNQLILENETLGRNLTQISEQLERMTIQCDVWRSKFLASRVMAEELTNARTALQRQTREAQGAIQDLLSEREEFSRDMSETHRSLEQLLVSLQWGRQQTYYPSAQPLTTGELAAANQKLAKAVNSQLLGNLDTSISQKMSPPTVICNTPAEKMAEKVLRILDPVLCTEDASEVSFSEPLPTPFLSNKKSIGRFHPYTRYENITFNCCNRCSGELIVL; from the exons ATGACGTCAGTCCAACAAGTAAAAG CTCCGGCCACGGTGCCAGTGCGTGGCCCTGGTGATGGCATGGAGACAGATGAGCCATCCAAATCCCTGGAGGTCATCACTGAGCTCCCCTGCAAGAGCAGCCCCATCCAGCTTGGCCCAAGAACAAAGCCAGCCCCACCTCAGAATCCTGGAGTACTTCACCTGGGTAGAATTCAAAAAGATTTGTCCATTGAGCTTGAAGCCATCCGTATTGTGGTTCCTCGAGCGGCTATCTCTCATACTATCCCTTCGAAGGGCTCGAGGTTGACTGAGCTggcagggcatcaaaaaattgAGCCTGTCCATTCAGAAGCAGCGATAGACTCCCGACGGGAAGGACAGGAACTGAAAGCCACCCTGGACAAGCTACAGAACTCGGAGAGGAGGCTGCTGCAGGATAAGGAAGGCCTTTCAAACCAGCTCAGAGTTCAGACAGAG GTGAACCGTGAGCTGAAGAAGCTGCTAGTGGCCTCAGTGGGCGATGACCTGCAGTACCATTTTGAGCGCCTGGCACGTGAGAAAAACCAGCTTATCCTGGAAAACGAAACTCTAGGCCGTAACCTGACTCAGATATCTGAGCAACTTGAACGCATGACCATTCAGTGTGATGTGTGGCGGAGCAAGTTCCTGGCCAGCAG AGTGATGGCTGAGGAGCTGACCAATGCCAGGACAGCACTGCAGCGCCAAACCAGGGAAGCTCAGGGAGCGATACAAGACCTTCTCAGCGAACGGGAGGAATTCTCCAGAGACATGTCTGAGACTCACAG gTCACTAGAGCAGCTTTTGGTTTCTTTGCAATGGGGCAGGCAACAGACCTATTACCCCAGTGCACAGCCTCTCACCACTGGCGAGCTTGCTGCAGCCAATCAGAAGCTAGCGAAGGCAGTGAACTCTCAGCTCCTTGGCAATTTAGACACAAGTATCAGCCAGAAAATGTCTCCACCAACTGTAATTTGCAATACTCCAGCTGAAAAGATGGCAGAAAAG GTGTTAAGAATCTTGGATCCTGTTTTATGTACCGAAGATGCATCTGAAGTTTCGTTTTCTGAACCCTTACCTACACCGTTCCTCTCTAACAAGAAAAGTATTGGTCGGTTTCATCCCTACACAAGATACGAAAACATTACCTTCAATTGTTGTAATCGCTGCAGTGGGGAGCTAATAGTGCTCTAA